In Marmota flaviventris isolate mMarFla1 chromosome 19, mMarFla1.hap1, whole genome shotgun sequence, the DNA window TGCACTTGCCAGAAGTACAATATAATGTTTGTACTTTTGAAAGAAGCTTGGAGCTTCAAAAAGTTTGGACCACTCTGCCTTGTTCAGCAAAATTTCATGTGTGATAGCAAGCCCTTGCTTAAACTCCTCAATCATGACCATCCTGGTTGAAACTGAAACGTTGTATGTGGAGTTCTGCTGTGGGTATGCTGGTGTGATTATAGGCATAAGATGGTACCTATCACTGGGATTTACTCTTGGGTCCCACACAGGTAAATTAAGATTTCGTTCTTCAGGCTCTTTTAATAACACTGGATTTGGCCATTCCCATTCAGAAAACACCAGGAAAAATTTACGGACAAGAGTTGATGCTATTGCATTTGGATAAAGCTGGCAGGTTCTTGCTACTAGCATAGCCCAGGAAACACCTCCAAGGAAACCTAATATATTGGAATAGATATTGTGGCATTTGGCCCACAATTTGATGGCTCTCAGAGTTAGCCTGAAGTTGTCAATGTTTGGTACTAGATGCAAAATTTCATCAGTTACCCGGCAGCCGTTTAGGCTTCTTATGCATCTAATATCTAAATTTTTAAGCAGACTGTCATCTCTTAAGTCCAAATCTTCTGGAATAGTCTGCAATGCTAATCTTGCAAACAAAATATCTATCTCTATCCCATCAAAACACAGTTTGATCACTGGCACAAATGCCTCCTCAACGGCCCTTAAATCTTTGACTTCTTCCTGTAGTTTCAATTTATCATAAAATGAGGTGAAAAAGTCGCTGCGGTCGACGTGTCTCGGCGCGACGCACAGCGCGTCGATATCAGCACCCTTCGTGTGCACTCCCAGTCTGTAAGAGCCGAACGTGAAAATTTTCCCCCCGACACTCTCAGTCACAGCTTGCGGAAGACTCTTGCTTTCACTGATTTCGCGTATCCACTCCTTCACCAAGTTGTTTAGTTTTTCCAAAATTAGAATCCTGCGCTgcagctcctcttcctcctcgaATACCCCGAAGGGCTTCAGGGTCTCCACCAGCTTCTGCGTGAGCTCGTGGTCCGTGTCCCTGGGGGCGGCCAGGCTGATCGCCGAGGAGATGCCGCAGGGTTGCGGCGGCGCCAGCGGCGCTCCCGGGCCCGCCGCGGGAAACGGCATCGCGCCTAGCGCCGGCGCCGCCCAGGCACCTGGCCCGCCACCGCGCCCTGGGCGGCCGCCGCCCGGCTCATGATCCGCTAGGCGGAAGGGGCGGGATCCACTGCCCCGCCGCCGCTCGGCTCCGCTCCCCCTCCTCAAGcgctccccctccttccccccgGGGCCAACATGGCGCCGGGCCCTCGGCATCGGCGTTCCAGGCGGGCCGCGCACGCGCGCGCCTGCGCACCGGCCGCCACGGCCTCGCGAGAGGCGGAGGTCTCGGCCTCGCCGCGGGGCCTATGTCGCTGTGCGCCGAGGCACGCGGCTGTCCCGCTCCTCCCTCCTGGAACTTCCTCTGACTTTCGCCCTAGCGCGCGTCCCCAGAACTCCTTTCGCGGGCCGGTACCTCGGCGGCCGTGTCGCCTCCGCCGGAGCCGCGCCGACCCGCGGTGTTTCCCACCAGTGCACGCTGCCCTGCCTCCCGCCTCCCCAGGCCGCAGTCCCCGGCCACAGGCCACAAATAACCGGGCCGAGCGCCCTGCAACCCGCCGCCGAGGGTTGACTCACATACTCTTGCATCTCCTGACCTCCTCGTTCTCAGGCCTGTCCCACCATTCTCCTGCTTCTTTTCCTTAAAACACATGGTACACCTCATCCTGTCTCCCAGTTCTCTCCTCTCCGCAGACGCTTAATCTTGTTCTTTTTC includes these proteins:
- the Papolb gene encoding poly(A) polymerase beta, which produces MPRARRHVGPGGKEGERLRRGSGAERRRGSGSRPFRLADHEPGGGRPGRGGGPGAWAAPALGAMPFPAAGPGAPLAPPQPCGISSAISLAAPRDTDHELTQKLVETLKPFGVFEEEEELQRRILILEKLNNLVKEWIREISESKSLPQAVTESVGGKIFTFGSYRLGVHTKGADIDALCVAPRHVDRSDFFTSFYDKLKLQEEVKDLRAVEEAFVPVIKLCFDGIEIDILFARLALQTIPEDLDLRDDSLLKNLDIRCIRSLNGCRVTDEILHLVPNIDNFRLTLRAIKLWAKCHNIYSNILGFLGGVSWAMLVARTCQLYPNAIASTLVRKFFLVFSEWEWPNPVLLKEPEERNLNLPVWDPRVNPSDRYHLMPIITPAYPQQNSTYNVSVSTRMVMIEEFKQGLAITHEILLNKAEWSKLFEAPSFFQKYKHYIVLLASAPTEKQHLEWVGLVESKIRILVGSLEKNEFITLAHVNPQSFPAPKENPDKEEFRTMWVIGLVLKKPENSETLSIDLTYDIQSFTDTVCRQAINSKMFEMDMKIAAMHLRRKELHQLLPNHVLQKKKTHSAEGIMLSAVNDSSLHLTVDSENSMSVPLPMSATKTGPLTGSPQGRSSPALAVMTASVTNIQAPEVSLQQVNPSESAGATLSESIPQTPSQPTISPPPKPTVTRVVSSTHLVNHPPRPSGNAATNIPNPIVGM